From a single Aspergillus puulaauensis MK2 DNA, chromosome 2, nearly complete sequence genomic region:
- a CDS encoding class I SAM-dependent methyltransferase (COG:S;~EggNog:ENOG410PISY;~InterPro:IPR029063,IPR041698;~PFAM:PF13649,PF13489,PF08242,PF08241,PF05175, PF13847), protein MASSTQHQPEQKDHWSAEAYETSAAFVPKLTQTLLKYLDPQPGDRVLDVGCGDGKFTDLFLPYVGKVVGVDSSPSMIESANKDYGGEKVDFRVLDCSYLEQDKEVADGSWDKVVSNAALHWILRNESTRVSTLKGVHASLKQGGRFVFEMGGHGNVAEVTTALMYALVRQGVPIEKVREVYPWFFASETWMTNALEGIGFKVIKMETEYRPTLLTSSANGGLAGWVRLMGANFLDILAPEQREEAVHEICEVLQTGVTRAEDGSQWLGYVRLRGIAEKL, encoded by the exons ATGGCATCGTCTACCCAGCATCAACCTGAGCAGAAGGATCACTGGTCAGCGGAG GCCTACGAGACATCCGCAGCCTTCGTTCCCAAGTTGACCCAGACACTCCTGAAATACCTAGACCCACAACCAGGCGACAGAGTGCTCGACGTTGGTTGTGGAGATGGGAAGTTCACGGACCTCTTCCTGCCCTACGTCGGCAAGGTAGTCGGCGTGGACTCCTCGCCGTCCATGATCGAGTCCGCGAATAAAGACTACGGTGGGGAGAAAGTGGACTTTCGCGTCTTGGACTGCAGCTATTTGGAACAGGATAAGGAGGTGGCGGATGGGAGTTGGGATAAAGT GGTATCTAACGCTGCGCTTCATTGGATTCTGCGGAATGAGTCGACCCGTGTTTCAACTCTGAAGGGGGTCCATGCGAGCCTGAAGCAGGGTGGTAGGTTTGTCTTTGAAATGGGCGGGCATGGAAACGTTGCTGAGGTCACCACGGCTCTCATGTATGCGCTTGTTCGCCAGGGGGTTCCGATTGAGAAAGTCAGGGAGGTGTATCCCTGGTTCTTCGCTTCGGAGACTTGGATGACGAACGCACTGGAGGGAATTGGTTTTAAGGTTATTAAGATGGAGACTGAATACCGCCCAACCCTGCTTACGAGTTCGGCCAATGGCGGTCTCGCAGGCTGGGTGCGACTTATGGGCGCTAATTTCTTGGATATCCTAGCTCCAGAGCagagagaagaagccgtTCACGAGATCTGCGAGGTCTTGCAGACGGGCGTGACTCGTGCTGAAGATGG